The Argonema galeatum A003/A1 region ACCAGTTACTCAAGCAAGCAATCCTCAAATGGCTAATTTACCTCGTCTGGAAGGAAAGGCTACTGTCGTCATGGTGGTGAAAGGTTCACCCATTACGATCGAAGTCGATGGAACGAATGCTCCCATCACCGCCGGTAATTTCGTGGATCTCGTCGAGCGTGGTGTCTACGATGGTTTGGTGTTTCACCGGGTAGTCCGGGAACCACAACCGTTTGTGGCTCAAGGTGGCGACCCGAAAAGCAAAGATCCTAATTTCCGAGGTCAGTTGGGAATGGGTGGTTTTGTCGATCCGGCGACGGGTCTGGATCGTAACATTCCGTTAGAAATTACGCCTAAAGGGGCAGACAGTCCGGTTTACAGCAAGACGATTACTCAGCCGCCGCTTTTGCAGCATAAGCGCGGTGCTGTGGCGATGGCTCGATCGCAATCTCCAGATTCTGCTTCTTCGCAGTTCTACTTTGCTTTGGCGGATCTCGCTTTTTTGGATGGCAGCTATGCTGTGTTTGGGTACGTGACCCAAGGTATGGATGTGGTTGATAAGATTCAGCAGGGCGATCGCATTGAATCGGCTAAGGTAACTGAAGGCGCTGAAAATCTGAAGAAATAGCTTCATTTGTCATTAGTACACCGACTGCAAAAATATTAGAACCCCACCCCCTAACCCCCTCCCCCCAACAGGGAGGGGGGATGGGAGTTTTTGTCAGTGGTATTGGGTTAATTTCATGTTTGGGTTCTCTGGAAACCAGCTGGCGGCATTTAATTGCCGGTAAATCTGGTATTCAGATCCATCAACCTTTTCCTGAATTAGAACGGTTTCCTCTAGCTTTAATTGCTAAAAAACCTGCTGATTTCCTAACGCTAACTAGGTTGGTTGTCGCTTCAGCTGTGCAAGATGCTGGTCTAGTTGTGCCTTTGCTAGATTGTGGGGTGGCGATCGGATCTAGTCGCTCTCAGCAGGCTTTGTGGGAGAAGTTGGCGCGGCAAATGTACTGGGACGATCCCCCCCAACCCCCCCTTATTAAGGGGGGGCTAAGAAGTTGGTTGGGGATGTTGCCGCATATGGGCGCGATCGCAGCTGCTCGTCAAATTGGTGCAACTGGGCCAGTGTTGGCACCGATGGCGGCTTGTGCTAGTGGGATTTGGGCTCTAGCGCAAGGTTTTGAGTTAATCCAAACTGGTCAATGTGAGATGGTTATTGCTGGTGCAGTGGAAGCACCGATTACACCGCTGACTTTGGCTGGGTTTAAGCAGATGGGTGCTTTGGCGCAAACTGGGGCTTATCCGTTCGATCGACATCGGGAAGGTTTGGTGTTGGGAGAAGGTGCGGCGGTGATGGTGCTGGAGTCGGCCCAGTCAGCTAGGCGTCGAGGGGCAAGGGTTTATGGGGAAGTTTTGGGTTTTGGCTTGACAAATGATGCACATTATGCTAATTCACCAGAATTGGGAGGGAAGAGTGCGATCGCATCTATCAAGCAATGTTTGGAACGCAGCCATCTTTCTACGAGTGATATTGATTACATTCACGCTCACGGTACAGCGACTAAGTTAAATGACCAAAATGAGGCGCAGGTGATTCAATATTTGTTTCCCCAAAGTGTTCCAGTTAGTTCCACCAAGGGAGCGACAGGTCATACGCTGGGAGCATCTGGTGCGTTGGGAGCAGCTTTCTGTCTAATGGCGTTGAAGTATCAAATTTTACCGCCTTGTATTGGCTTAAAAGAATCAGAGTTTGAGTTAGATTTGGTGACAGAAGCGCGTCGGGGTGAAATTCGCAATGTGCTTTGTTTGAGTTTTGGATTTGGGGGTCAGAATGCAGTGTTAGCTTTGGGGAAGATGTGATATCATTTCCTGAAATATCGGTTACGCAAAAAATTCCTGTTCTTATTCTTATCTGCGTTCATCTGCGTTCATCTGTCTTCATCTGCGGTAAAATTTTAACCAACAATGACAACAGACAATTTCACGATGACAGGCGAGACGTCTATCCCACAAGAGATACCAAAAAATTCATAACTCAACACGGCGATAAAATGTTTTGTGGGGAGAAGCAAAAGCATCTTGTTTCCCCATATTTTAATGGAAAATAAAAGAAACGCCTCTGCTGAGGTAAACCAATGGTTACAACTCCTACCAAACAAGAGATTATCTACCCCGAAAGGGACGGAAATCCGATGTCAGACAATACAAAACAGTTCCGCTGGATAGTGACTATTCAAGGGGGATTAGATGCTTTGTTTCGGAATGACCCCAATGTTTTCGTAGCGGGTGATTTACTGTGGTATCCCATCGAAGGAGATAATAAAATTCGCTCTGCTCCTGATGCAATGGTTGTATTTGGTAGACCGAAAGGAGATAGAGGTTCATATTTACAGTGGCGAGAAGAAAATATTCCTCCCCAAGTAGTGTTTGAGGTACTTTCTCCTGGCAATACCCTCACCGAAATGGCGAAGAAGTTGGGATTTTACGATCGTCATAGTGTAGAGGAATATTATCTTTACGATCCAGATAAAGTAGATTTGAGCGGTTGGTTGCGTTCCTCTACCAGTGGGAAATTAGAAGTTATCGATCCGATCGATAACTGGATAAGTCCAAGGTTAGGGGTTCGCTTCGATATGAGTGGCGAAGAACTTCAGATTTATCGTCCAGATCAACAGCCATTTGCCACTTATGTTGAATTGGCTATGGCGAGAGAGGAAGCAGAAGCTTTGCTGGAAGCAGAAAGACAGCGAGTGCAAGCGTTGGAGGCGCGATTGCGAGAGATGGGTGTCGATCCGGGACAGCTTTGATTTTTTGATTATTTACGCACCTGAAGACGAGGGGCTTTATGACGACTATCCAACCGGGTGATTTGTGGGTAGCAGAAATTACTTTTACAGATAAAAGCGGATCTAAAAAACGTCCTGTCCTTGTACTTTGGTTGGATCGGCTGGATGTTGTAGCGGCATCTGTCACCTCTGCTGCGCCACGCACCCCAACTGATGTGACGCTGGACG contains the following coding sequences:
- a CDS encoding peptidylprolyl isomerase — protein: MQMKLGHWLVSIVIVGALLLGGCTPPQDASQASQNPSGTETSAPVTQASNPQMANLPRLEGKATVVMVVKGSPITIEVDGTNAPITAGNFVDLVERGVYDGLVFHRVVREPQPFVAQGGDPKSKDPNFRGQLGMGGFVDPATGLDRNIPLEITPKGADSPVYSKTITQPPLLQHKRGAVAMARSQSPDSASSQFYFALADLAFLDGSYAVFGYVTQGMDVVDKIQQGDRIESAKVTEGAENLKK
- a CDS encoding Uma2 family endonuclease, which translates into the protein MVTTPTKQEIIYPERDGNPMSDNTKQFRWIVTIQGGLDALFRNDPNVFVAGDLLWYPIEGDNKIRSAPDAMVVFGRPKGDRGSYLQWREENIPPQVVFEVLSPGNTLTEMAKKLGFYDRHSVEEYYLYDPDKVDLSGWLRSSTSGKLEVIDPIDNWISPRLGVRFDMSGEELQIYRPDQQPFATYVELAMAREEAEALLEAERQRVQALEARLREMGVDPGQL
- a CDS encoding beta-ketoacyl-ACP synthase codes for the protein MGVFVSGIGLISCLGSLETSWRHLIAGKSGIQIHQPFPELERFPLALIAKKPADFLTLTRLVVASAVQDAGLVVPLLDCGVAIGSSRSQQALWEKLARQMYWDDPPQPPLIKGGLRSWLGMLPHMGAIAAARQIGATGPVLAPMAACASGIWALAQGFELIQTGQCEMVIAGAVEAPITPLTLAGFKQMGALAQTGAYPFDRHREGLVLGEGAAVMVLESAQSARRRGARVYGEVLGFGLTNDAHYANSPELGGKSAIASIKQCLERSHLSTSDIDYIHAHGTATKLNDQNEAQVIQYLFPQSVPVSSTKGATGHTLGASGALGAAFCLMALKYQILPPCIGLKESEFELDLVTEARRGEIRNVLCLSFGFGGQNAVLALGKM